In [Phormidium] sp. ETS-05, the genomic window AGCATGAATGGGGGGCGGCGTTAGAATCAGACCCAGAGGTAGCCGCTAAGTGCGATCGACGTTGGGCGGAATACGGTTTAGCCGATTTAAACCTGCAAGAAGTAAATCCCAACCTCTTTGGCTACAACATCAGGTAAAATATAGTCATTTCAAATAATCCTGGGATTTTGGTTCTAAAGCCCTCACCCTAAATCCCTCTCCCAAGTCGGGAGAGGGACTTGAAAGGCAACTCTGATATAAGATTTCTCGAAAACCCTATATCTAATCCGGTGGGCTAAATCTGTACCGGGAGTATCCCGGTTTGGCTTGATTTCTATGTACCTCAATAACTGGCAATCTGCTGTCAGGATTCACTTAAGTTAAACTAGGGATGATTAGCACCACTTAACCGCGCCATAAACTCTGCGTGTTCTGGCGCCTGCAAGCCATCTTGTGCCACCGCCAGCACTTGCGCAAAATCTACTGCCAATAAAGCGGGAACTGCTAGCCACAAACCGGGAAAAACTTCACTGCGGATTATGCCGGATTCATCCGGTTGGAGTGCCACATACTCGCCATCAATCCACCTAAACCAAGTCAATTTGTTTTCGTAAAATTCCCAGACAATATACTCGCGCACTTGGTTGCGGCGGTAAACTTTTAATTTCTCTCCCAAATCGTAGGAAGCACTAGAAGCTGCCACCTCTGCAATTAATTCCGGTGCCCCTTCTATATAGCCATCATCGCTGATGCGCGACTGTCCCCCGACAGTTTCATCAAGCCGCAGTAAAGCATCTGGTTGCGGTTCGTTGTCCGTATCCAGACGCACGGTGGCATTGTCAGCCAACCGCACCTTCGGCGTGGCAGCACGATAGCAACCCAGCCAAGCAATTACCAGACTATGCGGTTCACCATGCGACTCAAAACGCACTGGAGATGCCATATACACTACTCCCTCAATCAGTTCGGCTTTCTTGATATGTGGCATGGCAGCGTATCGCCGCTCGAATTCGGAGCGAGAGAGGCGATCGCCATTTTCCAAAGGGAGCGATTTTCCCTCGATCAATCTTCCCACTGCCATAAAACATGACCTACTAACATCTAGAGCTATTTTAGACTACGAGCAACCAATCTGGTAGAGCTATCTTAGTCAAGAGGGGCAAGGATGCTTGGGGGTTTGGGAGGGCTATCTGAGCTTGATCGGCACTTTGCGGTTTCTCGCCTTAGCAACCCATTCTCCCGCCGTTGTCAGCCAAGTGCCTGATGACAGTTTATTACTAGCAGAAGTAAAAGAAACCGTGGATGAAGGCCGAATATTTAAGCGGGTTTGCTTTAGCTGCTTATCCAATACTTGGCGAGAGCAGGCGCCAGAAAAACCCGCAATCGTGTCTAAAGGTAAACTTTTATCTTACCTAAATCCCGTTGCTATTGATATAGAACCAGAGGATGATTCCCAGTGGCAACCGCCCCAAACCAAAAAACGCCGGGTGATCGATCGGGAGGACCTGAGTCTATGTTCATTTCGCCAGCAGACGCCAATCAAGGTCCCCCAGTAGGGACCACCGTCGCCTAGGGTCCCCTCACAGGAGAACCAGGCCCAGATAACCATCTACATCCCCTATGGAAAGGATATGAGCAATTTTGCCGAGGATTTTCTGTAGTAGCGGTCCGGAAAGGAATACTCGATGGTAAAATTGCAAGGACTGTTGAGCGATCGGTCCAAGATTCCGGTTATGTGGACGATGGACCCCATAACCCCAGCGGCGACTCATGCCCAGGGAGGTTTAGGGTTCGATCGAGGAGCAACCCGTCTTCGCCACCCCCAACCTCAGCAACCCAGTCCTATCCCACTGGGACCAAAATAGAGGATACTCAAGTTACACAGCTTTATGGTGAGCTATTTTTTCTATGGACGAGCAGTTAAAAGCGGACATTAAGCAAAGCATAGAAACTTCGATTCGTAAGTTTTTCCAAGACAAGCAGGTTAAGACTAGCCACGTCCTAGACCTCCTCCTACCCAACGAAAGAAAAATCCGCTCTTTGATGGGTGGTTTAGAAACCAGCCTCGGTATCACCCTCTGGCAACCGCTCGCGGCAGTTCTCGCCAAGTCTAACGGATTTACTGTTGAGGACAAAAAGCAATTCCTGCCTCAGCCACTGCCATCCCCGATCGGTGAAACCCTCAGCAGTTTAAAACAGCTTTGGCAAAATCAGGATCCCTCTATCTCCGTAGAGTCTTCCGTTGCCCGCTTGCGAGCAGCAGCCGAAAAATCCCAGCCAGCGGAAAACTTGACATATGTCTCCCTCCCTGCTAGCAAATGCGTAGATCTTTATCTCATCAAAGACGGCAAGGAATACGCCTTTGACCTGAAAAGCAATCAAATCAACAAACGAAGCGGTTTGGATTTAAAGCTCCAGCTTTTGGAATGGTACGCTTATAGATTCTGTCAAGACCCCGCCGCCAACTTGGAAGCCCGGGTGGTCTTTCCCCTCAATCCTTATAAAGGCGATTGGTGGAAGCGTCAAGGTGAGAAAGCCCTCCCCTTGGAAAGGAGCAAAGATGCCTGGGTGCAGGATGAGTTTTGGGATTTCTGCTTAGGTCAAGATAATGCTTGGGGTAAAATCTTAGAAATCTTTGAGGAACTCGGCAAAGAAGGTTTTGGCGAACACTTTAAAGATATCTTTTATTTTTAAACGGTGAGCTGTGGTTAGCGGTTAACGGTAACACTGCTTAACCGTTAACCGTTGGCAGTTAAAGCCGCCCCGATCGCCCTGCCCAAATGATAAGCAAAATTCACCGGCACCGCGTTTCCTATTTGCCGGTACTGTGACCCCACACCCCCCGCCAACTCCCACTCATCCGGGAAAGTTTGAATCCGCGCATATTCCCGCACTGTAAACGGTCGAGTCTCCTCCGGGTGGCAGCGTTCCGTTTGCTTTTGCGACGGCGAAGTAGTCAGAGTCAAACTCGGTTCATCCCAACTAATACGCCGCGCAATCCCCGTCTTTCCTCCTTCCAGATAATAATTTTTCATCATATAACTTTTCTGCACATCTTCCGGCAAATCTCGCCAACAACCTCCT contains:
- a CDS encoding Uma2 family endonuclease; this translates as MAVGRLIEGKSLPLENGDRLSRSEFERRYAAMPHIKKAELIEGVVYMASPVRFESHGEPHSLVIAWLGCYRAATPKVRLADNATVRLDTDNEPQPDALLRLDETVGGQSRISDDGYIEGAPELIAEVAASSASYDLGEKLKVYRRNQVREYIVWEFYENKLTWFRWIDGEYVALQPDESGIIRSEVFPGLWLAVPALLAVDFAQVLAVAQDGLQAPEHAEFMARLSGANHP
- a CDS encoding TdeIII family type II restriction endonuclease; the encoded protein is MDEQLKADIKQSIETSIRKFFQDKQVKTSHVLDLLLPNERKIRSLMGGLETSLGITLWQPLAAVLAKSNGFTVEDKKQFLPQPLPSPIGETLSSLKQLWQNQDPSISVESSVARLRAAAEKSQPAENLTYVSLPASKCVDLYLIKDGKEYAFDLKSNQINKRSGLDLKLQLLEWYAYRFCQDPAANLEARVVFPLNPYKGDWWKRQGEKALPLERSKDAWVQDEFWDFCLGQDNAWGKILEIFEELGKEGFGEHFKDIFYF